From one Humulus lupulus chromosome 8, drHumLupu1.1, whole genome shotgun sequence genomic stretch:
- the LOC133797570 gene encoding serine/threonine-protein kinase TIO isoform X2, with amino-acid sequence MGVENYHVIELVGEGSFGKVYKGRRKYTGQTVAMKFIMKHGKSDKDIHNLRQEIEILRKLKHENIIEMLDSFESPQEFCVVTEFAQGELFEILEDDKCLPEEQVQAIAKQLVRALHYLHSNRIIHRDMKPQNILIGAGSVIKLCDFGFARAMSTNTVVLRSIKGTPLYMAPELVREQPYNHTADLWSLGVILYELFVGQPPFYTNSVYALIRHIVKDPVKYPDNMSPNFRSFLKGLLNKVPQNRLTWPSLLEHPFVKETSDELESRNLRSVNAREYDAAWKGEGGRTYLPSGKMNSPSRLESSNGPACQNDTQLNVPGTTAGNSSPQDFPGFADPNDAKEPGNQTFDRLESASRTVKGAQIICQDTEALRHVLLPLKRWPKGSSTPCKDHDILSSNQSLRILSNLVAAGTIHASGLLDEIIRDLLVFTAIIVGLKSSDVNDLKAKSLCIVKILVDSGGGSGITGSYFRHWVALADIFSQVAGCSEDVLGKVLYESTACITVILSSVSQSLKAYFLSSDRDDMTVPIETLKQILEHAKTSGLVDHLCLCLATTGSSLISGSSEMLRAACEACRAIWSLIDASEILHVKGSANQFPLSAMQSHSLARLDISDQERRSLLNSESAKFADAVTKAFLRSKAVQVAIYYCLHQRNEASLCAGIQLLLRCCLHSGMVPGVLCGLPSSLPVTTVVSGGGDGTIISEVFSVLSFCASSSNKDTETGEASNLKCKLANPSALVQHSCLIVATIAQCLKATGRNSALFMLTTSQKKQVSRLMILAHYFSSDDRTKTSFQPHIASAMLAFASILSLEVGSSVESSVSEIAVPLIPRTATLYECLKISLGNENEISTEAANGALSYWHGLKDGCVGLLESRLRWGGPLAVQQLCASGIPLLLLELLAKKPSKASPEGIDSTKDKAGLSPTGVVWTVSSMGHCLSGGSTTFRQIMRSDHMKLISDLIGDVHLKLVRCWVGPGGGRDGVRDIINSVIDLVAFPLVALQNAPGLPSATASVNSGFILNMGSPGGRVCMEDKDMVKVIEEDFGKYIKILLEVGVPVVILRCLELMDLKDLGRPVAFLAKMMNYRPLATQLVNKGLLEPNRWRRLFDSSSPKEVILDALMIVSDLARMDKELYEYINRASILEHLKGFLIHEDPNIRAKTCSALGNMCRHSSYFYSSLAMHQIIGLLIDRCSDPDKRTRKFACFAIGNAAYHNDTLYQELRRSIPQLGNLLLSEEDDKTKSNAAGALSNLVRNSNELCEDIVSNGALQALLKLVADCSAVALAPSKKDALNESPLKIAMFSLAKMCAHPPCRQFLRSSELFPVIGRLRQSPEKEIAKYASVVISKVSDA; translated from the exons ATGGGTGTGGAAAATTACCATGTTATTGAGCTTGTAGGCGAAGGATCATTTGGGAAGGTATACAAGGGAAGGCGCAAGTATACCGGCCAG ACTGTTGCAATGAAGTTTATAATGAAGCATGGGAAAAGTGACAAGGATATTCACAATCTAAGACAGGAGATTGAG ATTCTTAGAAAGCTAAAGCATGAAAATATCATTGAGATGCTTGATTCCTTTGAAAGCCCTCAGGAGTTCTGTGTTGTGACCGAATTTGCGCAG GGTGAACTATTTGAGATTCTCGAGGATGACAAATGTCTTCCTGAAGAACAAGTTCAGGCAATTGCAAAGCAGTTG GTGCGAGCATTGCATTACTTGCATTCCAACCGCATTATCCATCGTGATATGAAACCTCAGAACATTCTAATTGGTGCTGGATCTGTTATTAAG CTTTGTGATTTTGGATTTGCACGTGCAATGTCTACAAATACTGTTGTTCTGCGATCTATAAAAG GCACGCCACTGTACATGGCTCCAGAATTGGTACGGGAACAACCTTATAACCATACTGCAGATTTATGGTCTCTCGGAGTCATACT GTATGAATTATTTGTTGGTCAGCCTCCATTTTACACAAATTCTGTATATGCACTCATACGCCACATTGTTAAG GATCCAGTCAAATATCCTGATAACATGAGTCCAAATTTCAGAAGTTTTTTGAAGGGATTGCTCAATAAG GTACCTCAAAATAGATTGACATGGCCATCTCTTCTTGAACACCCTTTTGTTAAGGAAACTTCCGATGAACTGGAGTCCAGG AATTTACGTTCTGTAAATGCTAGAGAGTATGATGCAGCATGGAAAGGAGAAGGAGGCAGAACTTATCTGCCATCAG GTAAAATGAATTCCCCCTCTCGTTTAGAGAGCAGTAATGGGCCGGCCTGTCAGAATGATACACAGTTAAATGTTCCTGGCACTACTGCAGGCAATTCTTCACCACAGGACTTCCCAGGATTTGCAGATCCAAATGATGCTAAAGAGCCAG GTAACCAAACATTTGATAGATTGGAAAGTGCTTCACGTACAGTCAAAGGAGCACAAATCATTTGTCAAGATACTGAGGCTCTACGACATGTCTTGTTACCACTAAAAAGATGGCCCAAAGGATCTTCAACTCCTTGCAA AGATCATGATATTCTTAGTTCAAATCAGTCACTAAGAATTCTTTCAAACTTAGTTGCTGCTGGTACAATTCATGCCAGTGGACTACTTGATGAAATAATACGCGATCTTCTTGTTTTCACTGCCATTATTGTTGGCTTGAAGTCATCTGACGTTAATGACTTGAAAGCGAAG AGTTTGTGTATCGTGAAAATTTTGGTGGACAGTGGGGGAGGAAGTGGCATTACTGGCTCATACTTCAGGCACTGGGTTGCTTTAGCTGACATATTTTCACAG GTCGCTGGCTGCAGTGAAGATGTGCTTGGGAAAGTTTTGTATGAGTCCACTGCCTGCATTACTGTCATATTATCTTCAGTTTCCCAAAGTTTAAAGGCATATTTTTTGAGTTCCGATCGTGATGACATGACTGTTCCTATCGAAACACTTAAACAGATCTTGGAACATGCTAAAACGTCTGGTTTAGTGGATCATTTGTGTCTCTGTTTAGCTACCACGGGCTCAAGTCTTATCTCGGGTTCTTCTGAAATGCTGCGTGCTGCTTGTGAAGCCTGTCGAGCTATTTGGTCACTGATAGATGCATCCGAAATTCTACACGTGAAAGGAAGTGCAAATCAATTTCCCCTAAGTGCAATGCAAAGTCATTCTTTGGCCCGACTTGACATCAGTGATCAGGAAAGACGTTCATTGCTTAATTCAGAATCAGCAAAATTTGCTGATGCAGTGACAAAGGCATTCTTAAGATCAAAGGCTGTCCAGGTTGCTATATACTATTGTCTTCATCAACGTAATGAGGCTTCATTATGTGCTGGCATTCAG CTTTTGTTGAGGTGCTGTCTACACAGTGGAATGGTGCCGGGTGTTTTGTGTGGTCTTCCAAGTTCCCTACCAGTAACTACTGTTGTCAGTGGTGGAGGGGATGGCACCATTATTTCAGAGGTTTTCTCTGTACTTTCTTTTTGTGCTTCCTCTTCCAATAAAGATACAGAAACAGGTGAAGCAAGTAATTTGAAGTGCAAATTAGCCAATCCCAGTGCATTGGTTCAGCATTCTTGTCTCATTGTTGCAACAATTGCGCAATGTTTAAAGGCAACTGGAAGAAACTCTGCGTTATTTATGCTTACAACTTCCCAAAAGAAGCAGGTTTCTCGACTTATGATTCTTGCCCATTATTTCTCTTCTGATGACAGAACAAAAACTTCCTTTCAACCCCATATTGCCTCAGCTATGTTGGCTTTTGCTTCCATTCTATCCCTTGAAGTTGGATCTTCTGTTGAATCCTCTGTCTCTGAGATAGCAGTGCCTTTGATTCCTCGAACTGCCACACTTTACGAATGCCTTAAAATTTCATTAGGCAATGAAAATGAAATTAGTACCGAGGCTGCAAATGGTGCTCTTTCGTATTGGCATGGCCTTAAGGATGGATGTGTTGGTTTGTTAGAATCCAGGCTGAGGTGGGGAGGACCACTCGCTGTTCAACAGCTGTGTGCAAGTGGCATCCCTCTGCTTCTACTCGAGTTGTTAGCTAAAAAACCTTCGAAAGCTTCACCTGAAGGAATTGACAGTACCAAAGATAAAGCTGGACTATCGCCTACAGGAGTAGTGTGGACAGTTTCATCAATGGGTCACTGCCTTTCTGGGGGAAGCACCACTTTTCGACAGATTATGAGGAGTGATCATATGAAACTGATATCTGATTTGATAGGTGATGTACATCTCAAGCTTGTAAGATGCTGGGTTGGGCCTGGTGGAGGCAGGGATGGCGTAAGAGATATAATAAATTCAGTAATTGATCTAGTAGCATTTCCTCTTGTTGCTTTACAGAATGCTCCAGGACTGCCTTCTGCTACTGCTTCTGTAAATAGTGGTTTTATTCTCAATATGGGTTCACCAGGTGGGAGGGTGTGTATGGAAGACAAGGACATGGTGAAAGTAATTGAGGAAGATTTTGGAAAGTATATTAAAATTCTTTTGGAG GTGGGAGTTCCTGTTGTCATTCTACGATGTTTGGAACTAATGGATTTAAAAGATTTAGGAAGGCCTGTTGCTTTTCTTGCTAAAATGATGAACTATCGACCTCTGGCAACTCAACTTGTAAATAAAGGCTTGTTGGAACCTAATAGGTGGAGAAGGTTGTTTGATTCTTCAAGCCCTAAAGAAGTCATACTGGATGCTCTTATGATTGTTTCAGATTTAGCTCGCATGGATAAG GAACTTTATGAATACATCAACAGGGCTTCTATTTTGGAGCATCTGAAGGGATTTCTTATTCACGAAGATCCCAACATCCGTGCAAAAACATGTAGTGCTCTAGGCAACATGTGCCGGCATAGCTCCTACTTTTACAGTTCCCTT GCAATGCATCAAATCATCGGCCTTCTAATTGATCGATGCTCTGATCCTGACAAACGCACACGAAAATTTGCTTGTTTTGCT ATTGGAAATGCTGCTTACCACAATGACACGTTGTATCAAGAGCTGAGGAGATCCATACCTCAGCTTGGCAATCTGTTGCTTTCAGAAGAAGACGATAAGACTAAATCGAATGCTGCGGGTGCATTAAGTAATCTCGTTCGCAACTCCAACGAGCTTTGTGAAGACATTGTGTCTAATGGAGCCTTGCAG GCTTTACTGAAGTTGGTAGCTGACTGTTCAGCGGTAGCATTAGCCCCAAGTAAGAAAGATGCTCTAAACGAGTCACCTCTAAAGATTGCCATGTTTTCATTGGCAAAAATGTGTGCACACCCACCGTGCAGACAGTTCCTTCGTTCATCAGAGTTGTTCCCAGTGATTGGGAGGCTCAGGCAGTCCCCAGAAAAGGAAATTGCCAAATATGCCTCCGTTGTCATCAGCAAAGTAAGTGATGCCTGA
- the LOC133797569 gene encoding (+)-neomenthol dehydrogenase-like, with translation MGRNANEKAKQRREQRRQEISLLRTIPYSDHQRWWSAETIAVVTGGNRGIGFELSRQLAAHGLTVILTSRDSNVGAEAAKVLQEGGLNVAFHQLDVLDPLSIKKFADWLHQNYGGLDILVNNAGINFNIGADNSLEHAREVVATNYFGTKSMIEAMIPLMKASTVGARIVNVSSRLGRLNGRRNRIGDLTLRQQLKDVNSLSDELIDNAVSTFVQQVEEGTWESGGWPQMFTDYSVSKLAVNAYTRLMVKILSDRPDGQKIYINCYCPGWVKTAMTGYAGNIPTEEGADTGVWLALLPDQAITGKFFAERREISF, from the exons ATGGGTAGAAACGCAAACGAAAAAGCGAAGCAGCGAAGAGAACAGAGGCGCCAAGAGATATCCCTTCTTAGAACCATTCCCTATTCTGATCACCAGAG GTGGTGGTCTGCAGAAACCATAGCTGTGGTAACTGGGGGTAATAGGGGAATTGGGTTTGAACTTTCGAGACAGCTTGCTGCACATGGATTGACAGTGATACTGACATCTAGAGATAGTAACGTTGGCGCTGAAGCAGCTAAGGTCTTACAAGAAGGTGGTCTGAATGTGGCTTTCCATCAACTTGATGTTTTAGACCCTTTATCTATCAAAAAATTTGCTGACTGGCTCCACCAAAACTATGGTGGTCTGGATATTCTG GTAAATAATGCTGGTATTAATTTCAATATTGGGGCTGACAATTCTCTTGAACACGCACGCGAGGTTGTAGCAACCAATTATTTTGGCACCAAAAGTATGATTGAAGCTATGATTCCCCTGATGAAAGCATCTACTGTGGGTGCACGTATTGTCAATGTGAGCTCAAGATTAGGTAGACTAAATGGCAGACGAAAT agaattggagatttgactTTGAGACAACAACTAAAAGATGTGAATTCACTGTCAGATGAATTGATTGACAATGCTGTATCTACTTTTGTACAACAAGTAGAAGAAGGCACCTGGGAATCTGGCGGATGGCCACAAATGTTTACTGACTACTCGGTATCAAAACTTGCAGTTAATGCATACACCAGGCTAATGGTGAAGATACTATCTGATAGGCCAGACGGCCAGAAAATTTACATCAACTGCTACTGCCCGGGTTGGGTAAAAACTGCTATGACTGGTTATGCTGGGAACATTCCAACTGAGGAAGGCGCTGATACTGGAGTATGGCTTGCCTTACTTCCAGACCAAGCAATAACAGGAAAGTTTTTTGCAGAAAGACGCGAAATAAGCTTTTAA
- the LOC133797570 gene encoding serine/threonine-protein kinase TIO isoform X1, whose protein sequence is MGVENYHVIELVGEGSFGKVYKGRRKYTGQTVAMKFIMKHGKSDKDIHNLRQEIEILRKLKHENIIEMLDSFESPQEFCVVTEFAQGELFEILEDDKCLPEEQVQAIAKQLVRALHYLHSNRIIHRDMKPQNILIGAGSVIKLCDFGFARAMSTNTVVLRSIKGTPLYMAPELVREQPYNHTADLWSLGVILYELFVGQPPFYTNSVYALIRHIVKDPVKYPDNMSPNFRSFLKGLLNKVPQNRLTWPSLLEHPFVKETSDELESRNLRSVNAREYDAAWKGEGGRTYLPSVAGKMNSPSRLESSNGPACQNDTQLNVPGTTAGNSSPQDFPGFADPNDAKEPGNQTFDRLESASRTVKGAQIICQDTEALRHVLLPLKRWPKGSSTPCKDHDILSSNQSLRILSNLVAAGTIHASGLLDEIIRDLLVFTAIIVGLKSSDVNDLKAKSLCIVKILVDSGGGSGITGSYFRHWVALADIFSQVAGCSEDVLGKVLYESTACITVILSSVSQSLKAYFLSSDRDDMTVPIETLKQILEHAKTSGLVDHLCLCLATTGSSLISGSSEMLRAACEACRAIWSLIDASEILHVKGSANQFPLSAMQSHSLARLDISDQERRSLLNSESAKFADAVTKAFLRSKAVQVAIYYCLHQRNEASLCAGIQLLLRCCLHSGMVPGVLCGLPSSLPVTTVVSGGGDGTIISEVFSVLSFCASSSNKDTETGEASNLKCKLANPSALVQHSCLIVATIAQCLKATGRNSALFMLTTSQKKQVSRLMILAHYFSSDDRTKTSFQPHIASAMLAFASILSLEVGSSVESSVSEIAVPLIPRTATLYECLKISLGNENEISTEAANGALSYWHGLKDGCVGLLESRLRWGGPLAVQQLCASGIPLLLLELLAKKPSKASPEGIDSTKDKAGLSPTGVVWTVSSMGHCLSGGSTTFRQIMRSDHMKLISDLIGDVHLKLVRCWVGPGGGRDGVRDIINSVIDLVAFPLVALQNAPGLPSATASVNSGFILNMGSPGGRVCMEDKDMVKVIEEDFGKYIKILLEVGVPVVILRCLELMDLKDLGRPVAFLAKMMNYRPLATQLVNKGLLEPNRWRRLFDSSSPKEVILDALMIVSDLARMDKELYEYINRASILEHLKGFLIHEDPNIRAKTCSALGNMCRHSSYFYSSLAMHQIIGLLIDRCSDPDKRTRKFACFAIGNAAYHNDTLYQELRRSIPQLGNLLLSEEDDKTKSNAAGALSNLVRNSNELCEDIVSNGALQALLKLVADCSAVALAPSKKDALNESPLKIAMFSLAKMCAHPPCRQFLRSSELFPVIGRLRQSPEKEIAKYASVVISKVSDA, encoded by the exons ATGGGTGTGGAAAATTACCATGTTATTGAGCTTGTAGGCGAAGGATCATTTGGGAAGGTATACAAGGGAAGGCGCAAGTATACCGGCCAG ACTGTTGCAATGAAGTTTATAATGAAGCATGGGAAAAGTGACAAGGATATTCACAATCTAAGACAGGAGATTGAG ATTCTTAGAAAGCTAAAGCATGAAAATATCATTGAGATGCTTGATTCCTTTGAAAGCCCTCAGGAGTTCTGTGTTGTGACCGAATTTGCGCAG GGTGAACTATTTGAGATTCTCGAGGATGACAAATGTCTTCCTGAAGAACAAGTTCAGGCAATTGCAAAGCAGTTG GTGCGAGCATTGCATTACTTGCATTCCAACCGCATTATCCATCGTGATATGAAACCTCAGAACATTCTAATTGGTGCTGGATCTGTTATTAAG CTTTGTGATTTTGGATTTGCACGTGCAATGTCTACAAATACTGTTGTTCTGCGATCTATAAAAG GCACGCCACTGTACATGGCTCCAGAATTGGTACGGGAACAACCTTATAACCATACTGCAGATTTATGGTCTCTCGGAGTCATACT GTATGAATTATTTGTTGGTCAGCCTCCATTTTACACAAATTCTGTATATGCACTCATACGCCACATTGTTAAG GATCCAGTCAAATATCCTGATAACATGAGTCCAAATTTCAGAAGTTTTTTGAAGGGATTGCTCAATAAG GTACCTCAAAATAGATTGACATGGCCATCTCTTCTTGAACACCCTTTTGTTAAGGAAACTTCCGATGAACTGGAGTCCAGG AATTTACGTTCTGTAAATGCTAGAGAGTATGATGCAGCATGGAAAGGAGAAGGAGGCAGAACTTATCTGCCATCAG TCGCAGGTAAAATGAATTCCCCCTCTCGTTTAGAGAGCAGTAATGGGCCGGCCTGTCAGAATGATACACAGTTAAATGTTCCTGGCACTACTGCAGGCAATTCTTCACCACAGGACTTCCCAGGATTTGCAGATCCAAATGATGCTAAAGAGCCAG GTAACCAAACATTTGATAGATTGGAAAGTGCTTCACGTACAGTCAAAGGAGCACAAATCATTTGTCAAGATACTGAGGCTCTACGACATGTCTTGTTACCACTAAAAAGATGGCCCAAAGGATCTTCAACTCCTTGCAA AGATCATGATATTCTTAGTTCAAATCAGTCACTAAGAATTCTTTCAAACTTAGTTGCTGCTGGTACAATTCATGCCAGTGGACTACTTGATGAAATAATACGCGATCTTCTTGTTTTCACTGCCATTATTGTTGGCTTGAAGTCATCTGACGTTAATGACTTGAAAGCGAAG AGTTTGTGTATCGTGAAAATTTTGGTGGACAGTGGGGGAGGAAGTGGCATTACTGGCTCATACTTCAGGCACTGGGTTGCTTTAGCTGACATATTTTCACAG GTCGCTGGCTGCAGTGAAGATGTGCTTGGGAAAGTTTTGTATGAGTCCACTGCCTGCATTACTGTCATATTATCTTCAGTTTCCCAAAGTTTAAAGGCATATTTTTTGAGTTCCGATCGTGATGACATGACTGTTCCTATCGAAACACTTAAACAGATCTTGGAACATGCTAAAACGTCTGGTTTAGTGGATCATTTGTGTCTCTGTTTAGCTACCACGGGCTCAAGTCTTATCTCGGGTTCTTCTGAAATGCTGCGTGCTGCTTGTGAAGCCTGTCGAGCTATTTGGTCACTGATAGATGCATCCGAAATTCTACACGTGAAAGGAAGTGCAAATCAATTTCCCCTAAGTGCAATGCAAAGTCATTCTTTGGCCCGACTTGACATCAGTGATCAGGAAAGACGTTCATTGCTTAATTCAGAATCAGCAAAATTTGCTGATGCAGTGACAAAGGCATTCTTAAGATCAAAGGCTGTCCAGGTTGCTATATACTATTGTCTTCATCAACGTAATGAGGCTTCATTATGTGCTGGCATTCAG CTTTTGTTGAGGTGCTGTCTACACAGTGGAATGGTGCCGGGTGTTTTGTGTGGTCTTCCAAGTTCCCTACCAGTAACTACTGTTGTCAGTGGTGGAGGGGATGGCACCATTATTTCAGAGGTTTTCTCTGTACTTTCTTTTTGTGCTTCCTCTTCCAATAAAGATACAGAAACAGGTGAAGCAAGTAATTTGAAGTGCAAATTAGCCAATCCCAGTGCATTGGTTCAGCATTCTTGTCTCATTGTTGCAACAATTGCGCAATGTTTAAAGGCAACTGGAAGAAACTCTGCGTTATTTATGCTTACAACTTCCCAAAAGAAGCAGGTTTCTCGACTTATGATTCTTGCCCATTATTTCTCTTCTGATGACAGAACAAAAACTTCCTTTCAACCCCATATTGCCTCAGCTATGTTGGCTTTTGCTTCCATTCTATCCCTTGAAGTTGGATCTTCTGTTGAATCCTCTGTCTCTGAGATAGCAGTGCCTTTGATTCCTCGAACTGCCACACTTTACGAATGCCTTAAAATTTCATTAGGCAATGAAAATGAAATTAGTACCGAGGCTGCAAATGGTGCTCTTTCGTATTGGCATGGCCTTAAGGATGGATGTGTTGGTTTGTTAGAATCCAGGCTGAGGTGGGGAGGACCACTCGCTGTTCAACAGCTGTGTGCAAGTGGCATCCCTCTGCTTCTACTCGAGTTGTTAGCTAAAAAACCTTCGAAAGCTTCACCTGAAGGAATTGACAGTACCAAAGATAAAGCTGGACTATCGCCTACAGGAGTAGTGTGGACAGTTTCATCAATGGGTCACTGCCTTTCTGGGGGAAGCACCACTTTTCGACAGATTATGAGGAGTGATCATATGAAACTGATATCTGATTTGATAGGTGATGTACATCTCAAGCTTGTAAGATGCTGGGTTGGGCCTGGTGGAGGCAGGGATGGCGTAAGAGATATAATAAATTCAGTAATTGATCTAGTAGCATTTCCTCTTGTTGCTTTACAGAATGCTCCAGGACTGCCTTCTGCTACTGCTTCTGTAAATAGTGGTTTTATTCTCAATATGGGTTCACCAGGTGGGAGGGTGTGTATGGAAGACAAGGACATGGTGAAAGTAATTGAGGAAGATTTTGGAAAGTATATTAAAATTCTTTTGGAG GTGGGAGTTCCTGTTGTCATTCTACGATGTTTGGAACTAATGGATTTAAAAGATTTAGGAAGGCCTGTTGCTTTTCTTGCTAAAATGATGAACTATCGACCTCTGGCAACTCAACTTGTAAATAAAGGCTTGTTGGAACCTAATAGGTGGAGAAGGTTGTTTGATTCTTCAAGCCCTAAAGAAGTCATACTGGATGCTCTTATGATTGTTTCAGATTTAGCTCGCATGGATAAG GAACTTTATGAATACATCAACAGGGCTTCTATTTTGGAGCATCTGAAGGGATTTCTTATTCACGAAGATCCCAACATCCGTGCAAAAACATGTAGTGCTCTAGGCAACATGTGCCGGCATAGCTCCTACTTTTACAGTTCCCTT GCAATGCATCAAATCATCGGCCTTCTAATTGATCGATGCTCTGATCCTGACAAACGCACACGAAAATTTGCTTGTTTTGCT ATTGGAAATGCTGCTTACCACAATGACACGTTGTATCAAGAGCTGAGGAGATCCATACCTCAGCTTGGCAATCTGTTGCTTTCAGAAGAAGACGATAAGACTAAATCGAATGCTGCGGGTGCATTAAGTAATCTCGTTCGCAACTCCAACGAGCTTTGTGAAGACATTGTGTCTAATGGAGCCTTGCAG GCTTTACTGAAGTTGGTAGCTGACTGTTCAGCGGTAGCATTAGCCCCAAGTAAGAAAGATGCTCTAAACGAGTCACCTCTAAAGATTGCCATGTTTTCATTGGCAAAAATGTGTGCACACCCACCGTGCAGACAGTTCCTTCGTTCATCAGAGTTGTTCCCAGTGATTGGGAGGCTCAGGCAGTCCCCAGAAAAGGAAATTGCCAAATATGCCTCCGTTGTCATCAGCAAAGTAAGTGATGCCTGA